The DNA region cataactctttgacagcacaacccttgtgtcgtcatgaaccctaatgcactaatttcagaccgtcaaacacacctcgattgttaattcagtatgattggtcaacacgtcattgcttcaccatactaatgtcggatcaagaagcaaatgaccattgatcgctcaaaggaaaacaaccattaagtgtttgaatgaacgaaacagaaacaatatatcatatatactgtatttttcatcaggattacttatatcatacatatgacttgatcgatctcaattgcgtaacctatggacgattgatgtatcgctgcttcaccatactaacatcggattccGAAGAATAGTgaacatcaatcatccaaatcatacacacatgatgccaaatttaattactcgtttattctttgattcattttttcttttaattgtattaatacagaaaataaacagctatcagatgcatggttttgtaagaggctctgataccactgaaggagaagagcgatccaaaacacatcggaatttaaaaaaaattctcctttagtgatccttacgaatgggcatgatcagtgatagaatcgttaccttttgtggcgattgaaacctttgatgcagatatacggagcgatcacaaacgttgaatggtgacaatgcctctactcagttcacacgaacgaattccttcaatatcagtgctagctgctacgaatgaaggctttgagtgagagagagagagagagggagagagaaacgaaattgcaactatacaaatgcttctgcacaagggttctatttatagaaccacttgtgtgggctgcaagctaaaaagcccacttaagtgtatgtggctcatatcttataatatgccaatatcacttaagagcgtggtaccttaccatatttcgtattctacttaagtacatcgtaccttacgatgttctacaattcacttaagtgcaccgtaccttacggtgttccttagttactctatctctcatcaatccgtccttttgtgtgtggccctgtaggttttcgcggcattagcaattatattaaatcacgtatttaacataataaatagtgagtgatatctagcaacacaccactgctatccaagacacgaaaatgtcatgtgatctgacaaatccttttgtgataatacttatgtgtacaattacccttttgcccttatgtctatattgaatacaaggcgtagatcgtgtcatccttgtccagttcaatattgggcccgtagacatttatcctattacgcaggatgggcaaattccatctaggtcactcatgtctctcatcatgcttcatggagtacccatcaactgtctttatggtcatccagttacgaacaatgtttgatcaacaataaggaactcgactctacatctagggtacatagtggtttcaggtcaaaaggtggtatacaccattatcaccatgtgaataacttatgacacttagcataacattctatatagtattgtcatagcgggtcaatccagtataaatatcactctcaatattcatacttatgtttaagacttgataactccttatccatgatcaatgagatgtgatcatcagtctatatacataatagtcttaatcctttaatgttatcccacttcacaacaacgctcgactacagatactttaagaatagtgtccttatgtttaatgggatctcatgattaagtctcacttgatacattaaacagactagctattctagggactttattaaacaaacataataaagaaaaagccttttattattaataaataattcgatacaagtaccaaaagtattggcctatagggcttacaccaacaccagttagtgaagtcgaaagagaagttcgacaagaagtcaTAGGTGAAGTAGGCCCAATCAGACCTCAAAGAACGAGACAAATGCCTGtaaggttgcaagaatgtgtgattacatcagatgatgtggtcaatgaatAAGGTGAAttggtacactatgctttctacgTAGATGTCGAACCAATCAATGCAGCTGAGAcattgaaagattcaaagtggGTGAAAGTAATGAATGGagaactgaagtcaatcgaagtcaacaacacttggtgACTTGTCGAATTTTACCAAGACAAGAAGGTAATCGATGGGAAGtgtatacaaggtgaagttgaatcccaaaggaggGGTGACTCAACACAAGGCGAGATTtatggcgaaaggatttctttagaaagaaggaatcgacttttGGTAGAGTAGTATATCTAAGAGTTGTAAGGGGGAGGTCTTGAGTCTCAATCTCAGTGTTGTCACTTTTATAATTTTTCTCCTTTTCATGTTTTACTTTCAATCCTATCATCTTAAAATAAACTTTTTTTACTTCtttttttaattatttctttttaatatattttttctaaaactaaaataaaattttattatttgttatttttaattttttgaattttatttaatttatcattattatattatttattttaatatatatttttaatctaaaaaataaaaatcaatcaaaataaagttaaagaaaaaaattcaaaatattttatTGTCATGACTTTCTTAagtttatttttatcattttttgtCGCTTCTTTTTATTAGTATTATTTTACTATAATTAATATCACTTTAATATtagaatattattattatttaaggAAAAAAAATCAAGAGATTTTTGAAGTATTATTCCTCACTCCATCATCAGAGATTTCCAAAGTCCCATAACATTCAAATCTCTCTTCAACATGTGATTCAAAGTCAAGGGGCAATTTTCATACAATTCTAAGCCTCTCCGCGGAAGCTTTGTCACCGGCATTCACACCTTGTTGTAGTGGAAAAGAAACTTATGAAGCGATTCGAAGAAAAGCAAAGAGGAGCAGAAAATAACTCAAAAGGGTAGTGTTTACCTAACCCAGTTCTTCAGAATCTCGAATTCCATTTGGTAAGTTTCTGAATGCTCGCTCCAATTTACTTGTTTGCTCATATACTGCTTATACATGTAAGTTTCCATATAATTCCTGCAAATAATCATAAACTGAGTCAGTATAAGTGAAATTTGTTTGCTTTTGGTGTCTTATATTGTGAATTATATTGTGTGACTATTGTAAAGTAAAAAAGAGAGAGATTAGGATAATAATTTTAAAACAAATTAGGTAAAATCATAGACATATTTGTTGAACAAAACTACCACCCGGATCGCACTGAGTCGGGACAACACTGAATCATATTAGAAATCTAAAAAAATAGTATAATACCAAAACTTGACTAAACTATAACCCACTACTGAAATCTGAAACAATATCAAGTTTTACATAAAAACCACCTCTGTAAAACATCAGGAATCAATTAAAATTGAAATAGCAACCTGTCAAAGCAAATAAAATCATAACCAAAATTTGTTTCACACCGAGAACAATTTCATACAATCCTAAGTCTCTCTTCGGAAGCTTTGTCACTGACATTCACACCTTGCTGTAACGGAAAAGAAACTTAGAAAGCGATTCAAAGGAAAGCAAAGAGGAGCAGAAAACAACTCAAAAGAGTTGTGTTTACCTAACCATGTTCTCCGAAATCTCGAATTCTATTTGGTAAGTTTCCGAATGCTCACTCTAATTTACTTGTTTGCTCATATACTACTTATACATGTAACTTTCCATATAATTCATGCAAATAATTATAAACTGAGTCCGTATAAGTGAAATTTGTTTGCTTTTGGTGTCTTATATTGTGAATTATATTGTGTGACTGTTGTAAAGTAAAAAGGGAGAGATTAcgataataattttaaaataaattaggTAAAATCATAGACATATTTGCTGAACAAAACTACCACCCGGATCGCACTGAGTTGGGACAACACCGAATCATATTAAAAATCTTTAAAAAATAGTATAATACCAAAACTTGACCAAACTATAACCCACTACTGAAATCTGAAACAATATCAAGTTTGACATAAAAACCACCTCTGTAAAACTCAGGAATCAATTAAAATTGAAACAACAACctgtcaaaacaaataaaatcataaCCAAAATTTGTTTCACACCGAGAATAATTCTCATACAATCCTAAGCCTCTCTCCGGAAGCTTTGTCACCGGCATTCACACCTTGATATAGCGGAAACGAAACTTAGGAAGCGATTCAAAGGAAAGCAAAGAGGAGCAGAAAGCAACTCAAAAGAGTAGCGTTTACCTAACCAAGATCTCCGGAATCTCCAATTCCATTTGGTAAGTTTCCGAATGCTCGCTCCAATTTACTTGTTTGCTCATATACTGCTTATACATGTAACTTTACATGGAACACTGCaaaactgagaatcagattgcagacatcatgacgaagggcGTGCAGGTCaaagtgttcagaagactaagagctatgatgaatgtagataacttagacacaatgaattaggtggcgtgttgaattgtaattccttgtaTTGAAGCAAGTTGCTCGACAGAATAAGGATGTGTCGAGTTGTATTAGtatgtcgaagtgtcgaagcatgttacttcacacaggatttcgactgAGGCATGTTTTAGTCGTGTTAACTATTTTGGGTTTTAATAGTTTTGGACTTTGTCTTATGGAGTaagctaacctaaatctataaatagatggagtaacccttattcttgtaggaagagtgtcgtaccccaaattttgaaCACCGTTCATATGTTTTCTAGTACCACCTTATTTCAAATAAATGAAATGGCACAATTGGTAAGAGGGCATGGGCAGGGAGAGTGATCATATGATCCCGAGTTTGAGTCCCgacttttgttttgttttagtACATTCTCATTTTTTTACTTTTTTGTTTTATTtacacaaaaataataataataataataaataaattgtatttttttaaaataaattcttttaattaaatattattttatgcatttataaaaagaaaaaaaacaagaGAAAACAAAAAATAGATGGTATTAATATCATTTGTAAACATAGtcaaaaataaaaatcatatttaattAACATATTATTCTTCGGAGTCAATCTTATTTTGAATGAACACAATGATCCATTTGGTAGAGTAGTGTATCTAAGAGTTGTAAGGGGGAGGTCTTGAGTTTCAATCTCAATCTGGTCACTTTTACAATTTTTCTCCTTTTCATGTTTTACTTTCAATCCTATCATCTTAAAATCAactttttttactttttttaattatttctttttaatatattttttctaaaactaaaataaaatattattatttgttatttttaatttttttaattttatttaatttatcattattatattatttattttaatatatatttttaatctaaaaaataaaaatcaatcaaaataaagttaaagaaaaaaaattcaaaatcttTTATTGTCATGACTTTCTTAagtttatttttatcattttttgtCGCTTCTTTTTATTAGTATTAATTTACTGTAATTATTATCACTTTAATATtagaatattattattatttaaggAAAAAAATCAAGAGATTTTTGACGTATTATTCTTCACTCCATCATCAGAGATTTCCAAAGTCCCATAACATTCAAATCTCTCTTCAACATGTGATTCAAAGTCGAGGGACAAAATTATTTCTTTCCAAAACAAAGAATAGACAACAATCAGACAAAACCTTATACAACCAACTTTTAAATTCATTGAATTTGTCTCACACAAAAAATGGAAAAAGAATTGTATGCATTAACTAGAAAAAATCAAAACTTTAATATAATGTTATCTCAAAATTCCAGTATAAAATGAGTTACAAGCTGTGCAATAAAAGGGAGAAAAAGACGACAAAAATATCATAAAGTTTTACAACTATGGCAGAAGAATAAGAAAATCCCAAACACAAGGAGATTTTTTTTTCACACCGAGAACAATTTTCATACAATTCTAAGCCTCTCCGCGGAAGCTTTGTCACCGGCATTCACACCTTGTTGTAGTGGAAAAGAAACTTATGAAGCGATTCGAAGAAAAGCAAAGAGGAGCAGAAAACAACTAAAATGGGTAGTGTTTACATATAAGTTTTCATATAATTCCTGCAAATAATCATAAACTGAGTCAGTATAAGTGAAATTTGTTTGCTTTTGGTGTCTTATATTATGAATTATATTGTGTGAGTGTTGTAAAGTAAaaaagggagaaattaggatAAGAATTTAAAAACAAATGAGGTAAAATCATAGACATATTTTTTGAACAAAACTACCACCTAGATCGCACTGAGTCGGGACAACACTGAATCATAttaaaaatctaaaaaaaataGTATAATACCAAAAGTTGACTAAACTATAACCCACTATTGAAATTTGAAACAATATCAAGTTTGACATAAAAACCACCTCTATAAAACTCAAGAATCAATTAAAATTAAAACAGCAACctgtcaaaacaaataaaatcataaCCAAAATTTGTTTCAAATCACAAAGCACAACGTGTTTCAAACCCAAAAATTTCTTAGTAATATAGACCACATCCTGTTTCAAACcatattaaaaaataaaacaatgTAGAATGAGACCAAAACCTTAAGAAGCTAAACAACTTTTGAGCCGAGTCGGAGCCTAATCGGAAAGCTATATACAAACCAATTAAAATCCAAACAGTATCTtgtaaaaagaaagtttcaattcAAAACAAACACCTGTAAAAACTCAATACAACCAAGTTGAAAATCAAAATATGCCTAAATCTTCTGTTCAATATTTGTGCTAACCTCTTTTATTGAATTTATTTTGTTTCTTGTGTTTGTGGTGTTGGCCCATATAATTTTTCCTTTACATTTCATTTGGTGTTAAATTTGATTTCTTTAAATTGGAAAATACTAGTAATTTGTATTTCATTTGGTGTTAAATTTGATTTCTTTAAATTGGAAAATACTAGTAATTTATTTGCTTTACTGTATTTTAACGTACATCTATGTGCTTCCCTTGCCTAATGAATCAAATTTATCTCTCTTAATATAACAAATTTGAACTAATAAATCCACATATACTATCAATATGACTGCAAGGCAATACATTTACTGAATTAACTTGCAGCGTAGTCAAGCAAGCATTATCACATAAGGGAATCCATTATACATGATTCAGTAAACATCACATATTCATGGTTATTCAGTTCTTTCTCTAACACAACTTACTAGCTTGCACATACCATTTGTTATAATCTAACAAAACAGTGACTATTACATTTCACTCATCCTACAAAAAAACAACTACAATTACCCTTATATTCCCTCAGGTTCCCTTAACCGCAATTCAAACAACATAGAATCAAACGCGCCATCACTAACCCGCAACATCTCTTGCAGAGGAAGCGACAATCCAAGCCGAACTAGCTCTGCGTGCCGCGGCTTAATCCTCTTTTCCAAGCTAAAACTGAAATACTGAGGAAACCTCTTCAACTCAGCAACATCACCATTCATCTCATTCAAGAAAAAATCAACTTTAGGAATCAAATTGTTATTTACACTAAGAGTCAACAACCCAGGAGACCTAACAATCATATTCGAAACCTCCACACGTGTGAACCCCAAACCCATCAAAAACTCAACTTTAGGCAAAAGGGTATCCTCAACACTCGAAACCAAAAGCAATGTGGTTTGGCACGTGAGAGAGTGAGGCCCAACAAACCCTAATTCccttaaaaaataaagtgcagGTCTTAATCGAGTCTCTATGCAACTCACCAACAACCTAGGACACCGCAAGATTGATTTTTGAACATCATGGTAAGGAATGTTAACCTCGTTGAGAAGAAAATCGAGAAGGGGGTAAATGTCGTTGTGTGGTTCGCACGTGAGAAGTGAAGGAAGCATGTCGAGGATTCGACCCATTTCGCTTCTGTGTATGCCAATTGATGAAAGACATTGTTCAACCGATTTTAGGGTTCGTAGAGGACAAGTTCGGAGTGTAGGGTTTAGTTTGAAGGCTTTTTCTGGGTTTACTTTGAGTTTCAGGAGGTATAGAACTTTTTCCCGGAAGATTATGCCACGGTTTGGAGTGGTGGTTATTGGTTGGTGAGAAAATTGAGCAATTGGTTTGAGGATTTGATGGGATAAGGTGTTTTTGGGATTGAAATTAGGGCTTATGAAGGGTTTGGGAATTGGGTTTTGGGAGAAGAAGAATTTGGGATATAGTTCAATTATCGCCATGTGGTTGAAGAAGACGATGTTGATGGCTCCTCCTATATTCGAGCAAATCAAAAACGACAATCGTTTTGTTTTTCTGAAATTATGTCGGTTATTGGGCTTGAATTGTTTAGTCCATTACAATAAGCTTGTTTTTGTCAAGcttttctttaaaaaaaaatatttttttaattaaatatgtcGGAGATTCTAATAAATATACCATAATTTAATGAGATTAAAGGCAGTGCACTGTCAATGAAAACTTGTTTTACACCATCATCCAATAGAATTATAACATTCTGCCATGTCATACCAGTATTTTAAAACTAAATGTGTGATTTGGCAGGATGCACGTCTCTCATTGGTTGACAGcgtaaaaatattttacactgtCAGAGCATAGTCTTTTTTCTCTAATTTAATTACACTGTCAGCgtaaaaataattaaaaaaataattaaattagagaAAAAAGACTATGCCCTGacagtgtaaaatatttttacgCTGTCAACCAATGAGAGACGTGCATCCTGCCAAATCACACATTTAGTTTTAAATACTGGTATGACATGGCAGAATGTTATAATTCTATTGGACGATGGTGTAAAACAAGTTTTCATTGAAAGTGCACTGCCTTTAATCTCATTAAATTATGGTATATTTATTAGAATCTCCgacatatttaattaaaaaaatacttTTTTTTTAAAGAAAAGCTTGGACAAAAACAAGCTTATTGTAATGGACTAAACAATTCAAGCCCAATAACCGACATAATTTCAGAAAAACAAAACGATTGTCGTTTTTGATTTGCTCGAATATAGGAGGAGCCATCAACATCGTCTTCTTCAACCACATGGCGATAATTGAACTATATCCCAAATTCTTCTTCTCCCAAAACCCAATTCCCAAACCCTTCATAAGCCCTAATTTCAATCCCAAAAACACCTTATCCCATCAAATCCTCAAACCAATTGCTCAATTTTCTCACCAACCAATAACCACCACTCCAAACCGTGGCATAATCTTCCGGGAAAAAGTTCTATACCTCCTGAAACTCAAAGTAAACCCAGAAAAAGCCTTCAAACTAAACCCTACACTCCGAACTTGTCCTCT from Lathyrus oleraceus cultivar Zhongwan6 chromosome 1, CAAS_Psat_ZW6_1.0, whole genome shotgun sequence includes:
- the LOC127131633 gene encoding transcription termination factor MTEF1, chloroplastic, coding for MAIIELYPKFFFSQNPIPKPFISPNFNPKNTLSHQILKPIAQFSHQPITTTPNRGIIFREKVLYLLKLKVNPEKAFKLNPTLRTCPLRTLKSVEQCLSSIGIHRSEMGRILDMLPSLLTCEPHNDIYPLLDFLLNEVNIPYHDVQKSILRCPRLLVSCIETRLRPALYFLRELGFVGPHSLTCQTTLLLVSSVEDTLLPKVEFLMGLGFTRVEVSNMIVRSPGLLTLSVNNNLIPKVDFFLNEMNGDVAELKRFPQYFSFSLEKRIKPRHAELVRLGLSLPLQEMLRVSDGAFDSMLFELRLREPEGI